CACGTTGGTGCTCCAGCAGGACCCGAGCCGCCTCCGGTGGAACCGGCAGCTGGTCCGGCCCAGACCCGGTTCCCGTCGGGCCGGCCCACACGGTGCAGGACAGGACGTGTTCACCCGGTTCGAGGTCGCCCTGGAGGACGGGCACCGCGGTGGACGGGGCCAGCATCCCGGCGTTGGGCGGCAACGGTCGTACCGAACCGGTCCGGCTCCCGTCGCCGTCCACGAGCCCACTGCGATCGTGCACCGTCCGAACCTCGACGGCGCCGTCGGACAGCACGACCTCGACGTCCGACGGACCCTCGGTGAGGCGGATCGATTCGACGGCCACCGCGAAGCCCGTCTCGACGACGGACAGGGCACGCCCGGTGCGGATGAGGTGGAGGCGGTGGTGGCAGGTCGCTCCCCCGGCCAGCACGGTGTCGACCACCACGTCGGGCCACGGACGCCACCTCGACCACAGCATCGGACCGTCGACCGGGTCGTCCTGGATGAACGCCTCCTCGACCCGGGAGCGGCTCTGCCGGTCCGCCCCGTCAACCAGGACGATCGTGGAGTCAGTCATCGGGGCGCCGTAGTGGAACTCGACCTCGCCGCCGAACCCGTAGCGCGAGGAGTAGGCGAACTTCTCGTACTTGGCCGCCGTCTGCTCGATGAACCGGACACGCGACGACCGCTTCCCCGACAGGGCGACGGCATGGTTCTCGTCCCGGTCGAGGATCCAGCCGGCCGGCGGCTGGGCCACCGGGCGATCCAGTGGGGGTTGCGGGCCCTCGTCCGCCGTCCAGAACGGGTGGTCGTCAGGGGCGGCCACTGCCGCGAACGCCTTCATGGCCCAGTAGGGCGACCCCGCCGAGTTGTAGCCCTCGGCGAGGCGTCGGTTGTCGTACCCGTATCCGATGGACAGGACACCGTCGCGGTCCGAGATCGGCCGGTCGGCCCACCAGCGCAGATGGCGGGCCCAGTGGCCGCGGGCCTCGTCCCACGGCACGCCCTCGACGTCGGCCAGGGCATAGGCCCCCCACAGGCTGGACTGGGCGAACCGGTAGGTCATGCTCCGGCCGTACGGGATGCCGGCGCCGTCGGGGCCAAACCAGTGGCAGAACTCGGGGCCGAACACCCGGGCTCGTTCCAGGTACCGGCCCGCCGCTTCTCGGTCGCCGAGCCCGGAGGCGTGGAGTACCAGTCCGTAGGTGTGGAAGGCGAACGGTAGGTACCAGTCGACGTTGCCGAGCACGCCGTCCCGGTACCAGCCGTCGGACACGTGGTACTCCTCGATCCGCTCGACGGACCGCTGTGCGGCAGCCGGATCGCCCGGAGCGCCGATCCGTTCCCGACCAACGTGGACCAACAGCCTGAAGAACTGCCAGTTGTTGGCTGCCGGCTCGAACTCGTCGATTCCGTCCAGCCATGCCAGCACCCGCTCCTTCGCCCCGTCGCCGAGCGGGTCCCAGAAGTGCTCGGGGGTGAAGGCAATGGCGAAGCCGACGGCCGCCATCTCGACCATCCTCTGGTCGGTGTCCCCGGTGCAGGCCCCCCAGTACTCCCCACCGTCCGGGTCGGTGCCGGCGACCAGGCCCTCGCACCACCGGTCCCAGTGGTCGAAGTGCCCGCCACCGACAACCAAGGGCACGATCCCGTAGAGCGGTCGGGCATACCCCTCCAGCTCGGCCACCCGCCGGGGGAACAACGCTGCACCACTCCCCAGGCGGACCCTGGCGCCGCCCGGTGACATGTGGGGGAGGACCGGTTCGACCAGGTCGCGGACGGCCTGCTGGGCATCGGCCTTCGTGGCGAACAGGTTGCCGGCCATCGGGTTGGCCCGGGGATCAGGCATCGGTGGGCTCCCCGGCCCCCAGCCAGGTTCGTAGCGTCACCGCGTCACCCGGCAGGTTGGCCGGGTCGTCGTCTAGTACGTACTCGAGGAAGGCGTAGCGCTCCCTACCGCCGTCGGTCCACGGGTCCGGGCCGCTGGGCTCCTCCAGGGCCCGTTCCCAGACCCCGGCACCATCGGCCAGCGGCTGCCGGTCGTCGAACCCGGTTCCCCAGGAGAAAACGTGGAGGTGGGAAAGCCGTGGGCGGACTGCCGCCAGTTCCTCCAGGGCCGACGCATCGTCGAGTGACGGGTTGGGCTGCCAGTAGGTGAACAGGTTCGGCCTATTCACGGCAGACAACAGGTCGAGAGTCGATGCCGCCGTCTCGGTGAGCGTCCCCGGATGGAATTCGAGCGACGTGGTCAGGCCCCTCTCAGCAGCCACGGCCGCTAGGGCGTCAACGCCGGCGGCGACCTCCTCCCGTTCGGTCGCCGGCGCGTCGGGGAGCACGCCGAACGGAGCCCAGATCCGCAGGTTGGTGACCCCGAGAGCGCCCGCCGTGTCGGCGGCCCGGGCACCGTCGTCAGTCGTGGACCGGCCGGCCATCAGGTACGTCCCGTAGGACGGGCAGGCCAACCCCGCTTCGGCGCACCGTCGGCCCATCGCGGTGGCCCGACCCAGGTCACCGACCTGCACGTGCACGTCGGCCCCCCATTCGATTCCGGCCAGCCCCGCGTCGGCGGCCGCCGTGAGGACCTCCTCGGCGGCCAGGGTCCGGAAGGTGATCGAGCAGAGCCCGGCCTTCACCCTGGTCACGCGATCCGGTCCATGGCGTCCCGGGTCACCGGGTGAAGCGGCGGTCGTCCGGCCACGAAGCGCTCGACCTCGGTGACGGCCAGGTCACCCATGCGGGCGACCTCGCTGCCCATCGACCCCGCGATGTGCGGGGTGAGCACGACGTTGGGAAGGTCGTAGAGCGGGGATTCGCTCGGAACCGGCTCGGGGTCAGGGGTGTCCACGAAGGCGTTGAGTCGCCCCGAGACGAGCTCAGCCGTCAGGGCGTCGGTATCGACCAGCCCGCCCCGGGCGGTGTTCAACAGCCAGGCACCGTCCCGCATGGTGGCCAGTTGATCGGCGCCGACCATGTGGCGGGTGGACGCCAGGAGCGGGGCGTGGAGGGACACCAGGTCGGAGGAGGCCAGCAGTTCGTCCATGTCCACGAGTTCCACCCCCAGCTCCAGTGCCTCCCTGTCGGTCAGGTACGGGTCGGCGACCACCACCTCGACATCGAGGCTTCGAAGTCGTTCGATCACCAACCTTCCGATGGTCGAGGCACCCACCAGGCCTATGCGGCGGCCCCGGCTGCCCATCCGCGCCTGGTCGACAACGGCCGTACGGCCCCTCGCATCCCGATGCCTATCGCGGACGGCAAACACGTCCTTGGTGATCATGATGATGGCGGCGAACGTGAATTCGGCAACGGGGACGGCGTTAGCCGAGGCGGCCGAGGTGACGACGATGCTCCGGTCCCACAACGACTCGGTGACCAGCGACCGGACGGTGCCGGCAGCGTGTGCCACGAGCCGAAGTCTCGGGAGTGTGACCAGGCATTCGGCACCCAACATCGGACACCCCCATCCGGTCACCAGCACCTCGACGGTGCTGGGAACCTCGGTCGCGGTTGCGAAAGCGACAGGCGCCACCAGGTCGACCACCGACTCGAGGCGCCCACGGGCATCGACCGACAGGACGAGCGCCTCCAGTCCGGGGAGCATCAGCAGTGCGGCAGGCGGCCGATCGATGGCGGGCATGGCATCCCATGGTCGCCCACTCCCCCATCAGAGGCCAATACACGTCGATCTGCGGCGACGTCTTGCCGAAAGTAATCAAAGGTTATACGATCAGGTTGAGGTGGTAACCCCCGGACGACGGGAGCAGCGGTGCACACACTGGAGAGCCACGTGCAGGGCGCCTGGCATGCGCCCTCGGCCGAGGGGGTCGTCACACGCCACGCTGTCACCGGCCGGCCAGTCGCCGCCGTGTCCAGCGACGGGGTCGACTTCGGCGCCATCGCCGCCTACGCCCGCGACGTCGGCGGTCCTGCCCTGCGGTCCATGACGTTCCACGAGCGGGCGGCGCTGCTCAAGGCCCTCGGCCAGCACCTCATGGCCGAGAAGGAAGGTCTCTATGCCCTATCCACGGCCACCGGGGCGACCCGGAACGACTCGTGGATCGACATCGAGGGTGGAGCCGGCGTGCTGCTGGGCTACGCCTCGAGGGGCCGCCGTGAGCTACCCGACGGCCACGTCCTCCTGGATGGCGAACCCGAGATGCTGGCCCGTGACGGTTCGTTCATCGCCGCCCACATTGCAACAGCGCGCCACGGCGTGGCCATCCAGGTCAACGCCTTCAACTTCCCGTGCTGGGGCGCCCTCGAGAAGCTGGCCCCAGCCCTGCTGGCCGGCATGCCCACCATCATCAAGCCGGCGACCCCGACCGCCTTCCTGACCGAGGCCATGGTGCGTTGCATCGTGGAGTCCGGGATACTCCCCGACGGGGCCCTCCAGCTGGTGTGTGGCGGCGTCGGCGACCTGTTCGACCACCTCGGTGGCCAGGACCTGGTCGGGTTCACCGGCTCGGCCACCACCGCAGCGCACCTGCGGACGCAGCCGACGCTGGTAAAGCGCTCGGTCCGGTTCAACGCCGAGGCCGATTCGCTGAACGCAGCCATCCTCGGATCTGCTGCCACGCCGGGCACCGACGAGTTCGACCTGTTCGTGGCCGAGGTCGTCAGGGAGATGACTGTCAAGGCCGGCCAGAAGTGCACGGCCATCCGCCGGATCCTGGTCCCAACCCCGCAACTCGATACGGCGACCGAGGCCATCGCCTCCGCGTTGGCCGAGGTGCGGACCGGTGATCCGACCGACGAAGCCACCGACATGGGAGCCCTCGTGGGCATCGCCCAGCGCAACGAGGTGGCCGCCGCGGTCACCACGTTGCGAACTGCTGCCGAGGTCGTCGTCGACACCTGCACCTTCCACGAGGTCGACCCGTCGGTCGGCGCCTTCCTCGCCCCGACGCTGCTACGTGCCACCGATCCCGATGCACCGGCCATCCACGCCACGGAAGCGTTCGGACCGGTAGCCACCCTCGTCGGCTACGAAGGACCGGACGACGCGGTCCGGCTGGCCGCACTCGGCGAGGGCAGCCTCGTGGCATCGGTCTACAGCGGTGATGCCGACGAGGCCGCGGCCATCACCCTCG
This DNA window, taken from Acidimicrobiales bacterium, encodes the following:
- a CDS encoding DUF2264 domain-containing protein is translated as MPDPRANPMAGNLFATKADAQQAVRDLVEPVLPHMSPGGARVRLGSGAALFPRRVAELEGYARPLYGIVPLVVGGGHFDHWDRWCEGLVAGTDPDGGEYWGACTGDTDQRMVEMAAVGFAIAFTPEHFWDPLGDGAKERVLAWLDGIDEFEPAANNWQFFRLLVHVGRERIGAPGDPAAAQRSVERIEEYHVSDGWYRDGVLGNVDWYLPFAFHTYGLVLHASGLGDREAAGRYLERARVFGPEFCHWFGPDGAGIPYGRSMTYRFAQSSLWGAYALADVEGVPWDEARGHWARHLRWWADRPISDRDGVLSIGYGYDNRRLAEGYNSAGSPYWAMKAFAAVAAPDDHPFWTADEGPQPPLDRPVAQPPAGWILDRDENHAVALSGKRSSRVRFIEQTAAKYEKFAYSSRYGFGGEVEFHYGAPMTDSTIVLVDGADRQSRSRVEEAFIQDDPVDGPMLWSRWRPWPDVVVDTVLAGGATCHHRLHLIRTGRALSVVETGFAVAVESIRLTEGPSDVEVVLSDGAVEVRTVHDRSGLVDGDGSRTGSVRPLPPNAGMLAPSTAVPVLQGDLEPGEHVLSCTVWAGPTGTGSGPDQLPVPPEAARVLLEHQRDRATEPHEEMDVEALLRLRFAGKD
- a CDS encoding sugar phosphate isomerase/epimerase, with amino-acid sequence MTRVKAGLCSITFRTLAAEEVLTAAADAGLAGIEWGADVHVQVGDLGRATAMGRRCAEAGLACPSYGTYLMAGRSTTDDGARAADTAGALGVTNLRIWAPFGVLPDAPATEREEVAAGVDALAAVAAERGLTTSLEFHPGTLTETAASTLDLLSAVNRPNLFTYWQPNPSLDDASALEELAAVRPRLSHLHVFSWGTGFDDRQPLADGAGVWERALEEPSGPDPWTDGGRERYAFLEYVLDDDPANLPGDAVTLRTWLGAGEPTDA
- a CDS encoding hydroxyacid dehydrogenase, giving the protein MPAIDRPPAALLMLPGLEALVLSVDARGRLESVVDLVAPVAFATATEVPSTVEVLVTGWGCPMLGAECLVTLPRLRLVAHAAGTVRSLVTESLWDRSIVVTSAASANAVPVAEFTFAAIIMITKDVFAVRDRHRDARGRTAVVDQARMGSRGRRIGLVGASTIGRLVIERLRSLDVEVVVADPYLTDREALELGVELVDMDELLASSDLVSLHAPLLASTRHMVGADQLATMRDGAWLLNTARGGLVDTDALTAELVSGRLNAFVDTPDPEPVPSESPLYDLPNVVLTPHIAGSMGSEVARMGDLAVTEVERFVAGRPPLHPVTRDAMDRIA
- the paaZ gene encoding phenylacetic acid degradation bifunctional protein PaaZ, whose translation is MHTLESHVQGAWHAPSAEGVVTRHAVTGRPVAAVSSDGVDFGAIAAYARDVGGPALRSMTFHERAALLKALGQHLMAEKEGLYALSTATGATRNDSWIDIEGGAGVLLGYASRGRRELPDGHVLLDGEPEMLARDGSFIAAHIATARHGVAIQVNAFNFPCWGALEKLAPALLAGMPTIIKPATPTAFLTEAMVRCIVESGILPDGALQLVCGGVGDLFDHLGGQDLVGFTGSATTAAHLRTQPTLVKRSVRFNAEADSLNAAILGSAATPGTDEFDLFVAEVVREMTVKAGQKCTAIRRILVPTPQLDTATEAIASALAEVRTGDPTDEATDMGALVGIAQRNEVAAAVTTLRTAAEVVVDTCTFHEVDPSVGAFLAPTLLRATDPDAPAIHATEAFGPVATLVGYEGPDDAVRLAALGEGSLVASVYSGDADEAAAITLGIAAHHGRVHVVDASVATSSTGHGSPLPMLVHGGPGRAGGGEEMGGLRGLRHHLQTTAVQGSPDVLTAVTGQWMPGATRHVDRGHPFRLHFDDLEVGTALRTGSRTVTLDDIEGFAESTGDHFYAHMDEEAAAASPIFGGRVAHGYLVLSLAAGLFVWPDPGPVLANYGIDRCRFAKPTYPGDTLTVWLTAKRKTLRAGAGYGEVAWDAQVLNQGDEVVAAYDVLTMVANRPGLNGAPEETA